GCAACCCCCGTACATGTTCTCATGCCATGTAATAAAACAAACATCATTATTCTCGCTCCAACGCCGAGTCCAACAAggacttcttttttttttccctgaCAAGTGGCTCATCAAACTCTGGCCCAAACAACGCCGTGTGTATCCCATATCTTTCCAACAAAACAGGCGCCGTCCAATAAGTCACAAGTCGCAGATTCATCAAGCTGCTCTCATCGACATGAGAAATCTCTCTAGTCTTCTTCGCTGATCTCGCTCTCGTCACCGTCGGGGCTCTCCTGCTGGCTGTTCTCAAAGTTCTCAAACGCATTCTCCAGGTCCTTGGCGAGGTCATCCTCGGAATCTTCAGCTTCTTGGTTTCCGTAGTCCACATCCATAGGCTCAGGCTCGTTATGCCGCTGCATCTGGTTGTTGACGGGGCTGGGCAGCTTAAAGTCGAAATCGGggtcgtcatcctcttctccgTCGGCGTCGTCGCCTTCTGATTCTCGCTGATCCATGAACTCGTCAAAGCGACGTACAGACGGGAAGGCGGGAGAGAAGTCGGTTCTGCGGTTGTTGCTTGTGTCGGCGCCGGGGTACTCAACAAGGAGaccaccgtcgtcgtcgtcatcctcctcgtcctcttcctctggtgGCGGCGCGCGTCGCTTGggttcttccttcttcttctctggtTGAgcgggcatgggcatgggcaaTGAAAGCTCAATGTTCTTGGGGGCCTGTTTCTTCTCGACCTTGCgcttggcctccttcttcgGCGCCGCAGGCTTGCGGGCCTTTGCTGCCGGCTTCTCGGTCGTCTTTTCGTTCTTTGTGGGTGCTGCCTTTGGCGCAGCGCCGGTGTTGCTGTCGATGTGAGGGAACTGACGGCGCAGGCTGTCGGGGTCCGAGTTGTCAGGGAGTCGTGTGACGTTCATGTTGAAGGTGGAATCGACGCGGTCGAGAATGAAGGCTTCGCGGCTCGCGTCAAAGTAGAGGACATACTGGTTGCTGTCGAGGTTTCGCGTGCCGGTGAATGCGTACGTTTCGTCGTTGTCGGTGTAGCTGAGGTCGTATGAGGCCGTCTTGCCGTGGACGGAGGGCTTCAGGCGGGCCAGGTTTGGGGCGGAGGGGGACGAGAGTGTTGGCTTGTGGTTATCTGTATAGTTTAGTACAGGAAGGTCTCTGGGGAAGATCCAGATGGACATACATCGAATACCGGTAAAGATGCCGTCCGAGGCCTTGCCCAGGAGAGCATCGCCGAGGATGACGGGATAGTTGCCCGTCTTGGTCGGGTCGATGAGACCAGAAGCCGCCATGATGGGCAACAAGAGTGGATGTACAGCTTTGACAGACACAAAGACAAACCGATGACGAGCTTCaaggctcctcctcctcctctcgtgGTGTTGTCCTCAAACAAGTTGACGGACGCGCGCGGGATAATCCAAGGTCAAGTCCGGGGGGCCGAGGGTCTAGAGTGAGATGGGTCGGGGCCGCTAGAAGTGGAGGGAGCTAACTATTGAATGTGGAGGCGATGTCGTTTGTATTGATTGACAGAGTGGGTGGGGGTCATCAACAGAGGAAATGGAATAATTGTTGGGGAGGTCTAACTGTGATGCAATGGAAGAGTCAAATCTGTTATTCGCGTCACGAAAATGAATGTGAAAGAGAGAGGATGAAagagaggctgaggctgctcgATCTGCACGCCCTTGTTACCTCTCTAGGTACTCCActcaatcaatcaatgtGTGAGGCGGGCGTCCATCTCAGCCACGCCTTGTCTGATGTGCGGACGGATAGGATACTCCGTGACTGTCGTCGTATCGTGTAAACAAGTGGCGTGAGTACACAACATGAAAGGGCCAGACTATAAACAAGAAAGAAACATTTTTTGCCTCATGACGACAAATACCTCGGCCATGCCTCGTTACTCCTGCAAGGAGGCTATTCACGGCAATCCACGCTCAACCACGCGGTGTGTCTAGGGTAGGCAGGTTCCCAGTTGTCACACGACGTGACTCTTCCCAGACTCACATCTCGAATTAGCCAGCTCCAATGGTTTCCTCTTCGAGTTCATAAGTGCTTACTCCTATGATATATCTATCTTCTATGTGCAGGTTGATATCCGAGGAGGATACATACTTGACCCAGTCTCGGTTCCAACAGTCGTCCCCCGACTGGCACGACTGTATCAATGCTGGGGGAAGGCCTCATGGTTGAGGGCAAGACTGCGGTCTCCTCACCTAGCTTTAGAACGATGACTATTATTATCACAATCCACCGTCCTCTGGAAGTCCAGGAAATGAATCGGTGCAGGAGTAAGCCCCAGGACACTCCAATGCCGTCATTCACATTCCCGGTGAGAGGCTGTGAGATGGTTATGTGCCTCCCTCCCCAACACATCTGGAAATGGACATTTGTTTGCTCGACCGCAATTTCGCACCATAGTTCAAATGGTCTATGAAAACAGGCACTGGCCGAATGATAGGCTCTCGCTGCTCCGTCCCTGGAATCATAGCCGCCCGCCGGTTAAGCGCCCAGCTGTGCATTGGGAGCTGGACCCTGGCACCGGAAACCCTGCAGTTCTTCAACTTGACAGAAACACTTGCCTGATGGATCTACTTTCCTCACCGTCGACAGGCATGCAATCACGCGACTTACGGGCAACTAAATCATTTGAGTCCGCTACATTTCTTTGCCAGAGCAAAACGAACTGTCAGCAATTAAACTAGTCACGGATAAATTGCGCCCTGGCCACCTATTTTGAGAAGCTTGGATTCAACCTTAGCATTGAGTGTTGGTTCCAACTCAGTCTCTGGATTTAGAAGCCCTGCTTTTGTCCAATGCGAGATGTCGTTTAGACGCCGCTACAACACCCAACTTGGGTCAGGGACTCTCAGTTTAGAGCCAACAGAGCCAACAACCATTGTTTGGATCTCATAAAGGGAGAAAACATCGCTGTTTCGgtcttttagtttattaaataagatgtAATCGTTCGACTGCCAACCAAATCGAGATATGGGCCGTTCATATCGGTAATGTTTATCAGTTCTTCAAAGACCTTGGTCAACAACACTCAACCAAGATGAGCCAAGACAACAATGCCGGCTTTACTGAGGCAGAACTTCGACAGCCTGGCCATTACAACATCCGGCTGAGCGATACAGACTCAATGGATAGTTCCAGCACCGACCTCGGAAAGGGTCAGCTTCATGCTttcaagaagcagaaacTGGATCTCCAAGGCCTGTCTGCTGATTTCGCCGTGATTGTGCTGCCGTTTGGTCTTgttattttctcttttctcgtcCTGCGCCTCGATGGGATTTCCGTCGACAAGGAAACATTTGCACAATGGCAAAATGCCATCACTGTTGTAAGTTCTTGACCCCAGTCACATCTCGAGACCAATGGGCTGACAGTACGAGCTTGCCACTCTATTTCCCATTCTATTCGCTGCAATATTTGGACGTCTCATCTACCAGGCGGCAAGATGGAGTCTGGAAAGAGGCACCTCACTGGGCTCTCTGGAGCAGCTGATGGGCAGTCGAACCGTCGGAGGTGCTCTCCTCACCCAGTTCCAGCTCCGGGCCTTGAACCCCCTGGCCGCCTCTTTGATACTGGTCTGGGCTGTATCCCCTCTGGGCGCGCAGTCCATACTGCGGATGTTGGGCTCCCGACTTGACGAGCGAGGTCACGCTTCGACCGTTGTTTATTTCGATACGGATGCTGAATCACAGCCCTCCCACCACGACGGAGGACCATCAGAATCCCACCTTGACTTCTTGTCATCCTTGGGGACCATGTTTGGCGCTGCCCTCCTTTCGCCCAAGTCAATCAAGACGGACTCAATGGACGTTTGGGGCAACGTCAAGATCCCCTTCCTGAAGTCGCACGACAATGACAGCTGGCAGAGCGTCTCGTGGAGTCCCAAGCCCGAGCATCACTCTGCTCTCGTTGGCGTCCCGGTGGTCAACGTCTCGATGGGGAACACCACTTTCTCTCTCGAGTCGAGCTACATTGACCTCAAATGCTACAACTTGACCGGgattgagatggatggcgtTGCTCAGTACCGCGACTTTGACTGGCCCGACTGGGAGTCGCCAGGGCCATTCAAGAACGACACTTGGTACGGCTTCAACAACACGTTCCAGGACGAACATCGTCGTTCCTGGGCCATTGCCCTGAACAGGTTTGTCGATGTGTATTGGGCCAACAAGACGCTGTTGATGCAAAGGGCAAGGGCCATGCGAGCCTCCAGCCCATCAGACGCGGCCCGGACCCGACCCGCCATCTTTGCGAACGAGACAGGGGTCGAGGTCAAACCGGCAAAGCTCTACTTCCAGGCCATGCTCAGCAACGCGCTGATGCGGGACACACCCGGCCTCACGGCTTATTGTGATATAGCGCAAAAGTATGTCGAGTCTCGTGTGACGTGCCGCCGGACGAGCTCGACCAGCCAGCAGAACTGCACCGTCACGGCACAGAGGCCTTCGCAACGACATCACGCGCCCGAGGCCATCACTCCCCTCTCATTCCCCGCCGTGTTTCGATggatatctaaatatatgcCACTGGCAACGGCAGTACGAAACTCTGGAGTTTGTGACCTAGCTCTGCAGTACATGGACAAGCCAGCCCTAGATACAATGAACAACGACGTATCTTACTCTCTTATCAATATCGATGAAGAGATGCTCAGTCTGCGGCTAAGCCAGGTGCTAAACACGTATATACTCCTGGGCCAGATGTATCTTCGAGCCGTCGGCAGCACCAAAACTAGCAAATGGGTCAAGGACAAGTGGAACGTGACAACGCCGGCCGAGGTGGTCAACCTGGTCGAGGTCTACTCGGTCACGGGGCTGTGGATGggcttctgcatcttctcgtGCATCGCGCTCAGCGCCAGCGGGATCCTCAGCGTCTTCTTCACTCACCTGGCCAGCGGGCCCGACGTGCTCGGGTACGCGTCGACGCTGGTGCGGGACTCGCGGTACATCCAGATGCCGCCTGAGACGGGACAGATGGGCGGGGCCGACATGACAGTCGAGATGAGGGACATGAGGATCCGGTATGGGTTCACGGGACAGAACTCCAAGGGGCAGGTGTGGGTGGGAGTTGGgggggagaaggagacgaaGCGAATAAGAGATTACCTCGCACAAGACTAGACCAACAACCTAATGTAATTGATACCCTTGAATGATGAATGGTATGTGAAGAGTGATCAAGTTGGTGATTACACCCATCAAGACCAACTTGACCGCTCACATCATCCTTCTGCCCGACCCGTAAGTGCCTGATGTTAGCCTGTTGGTTACAAGGCAAACTTGAAGATCGGCAACGATTGACAGGTTGCCTTACAAGCTGTTGCCCCGAGCCAAGCCTGTTCCTGTCTGCAACACCCCCACACTAGCTACGGGATAACTAAAGTAAAGTTCAGGTGATGTGTGTGACTGTTGGTGACAGCATCTGCCGACGAGCCATCTCGATTAAAGCCTCGGTGACCGGCAGCTTGGGTTCGCTTGCCCGCCGATCGAAATGCCAACTTCGAGCCCGTCCCTCGTACTGTAAGCGCCTGTCTCAAGGGAAAGGGCGGGAGGGCGGCCGTTGGGTGACGGCTCATCTCGGTCTCGGGAATCGACGATCCGGGTGTCGATCACTCATGCATACAGCtgaaaggaagaagaaacgaGGGAGCGGGTGTTTGACACAGGTTGGGCACACCAGCTTGGTTGTTGGGCTGCCTACCCATTTGATCACGATGCCATTTGGGACGCTATTCCTTTCTTTGCAGAATGGCAATGTCGAATTACGGGAAAAAAGTGTTCAAGGAGTCCACCTGTAGAGCAAAGTCCCTGGTAGCTATTCCCCAAATCTTGGGTATGCTTGATAGGTGCAAGCCATGAATGTGTGTTGATGCTTCGTACTTTGTGCCAACCTAGGTAAGATACGGACAAGTAGCCAAGACCATTATATGCATAATGCATAAAAGAAGCAATTCTCGATATCGCCAAGGAGTCTTTTCGTATGTATTCCATAAAGAGAAGCGCTTGGTCGCCGGTCGAGAGAAGCTTGAACAAGCTGACAAGCTTTGCATATTCTTCAGCGGCGCCTCGTCCGCCGGTCATGATGAACAGAAAGATGACAGCTCTGATTCAGCCACACGAGAGGGCCCAATGGGTTCTGGAGCGTCAACGAGATCGCGCCAGGGCAGCGCCATGTCTGATGAATGGGTTGTTTTGGTGGGGATTTGTGTTGAAGGGGGTCTGCAGATGGAGCGATTATCATTCGCTAGGAAATGAATACACCTCTGTCGGTTACCCATGCAGAGTATAGATATAGTCGAAGTATGTGTACTGGCCGAGGGAAGTATATACTGTTCATAACCTGCGTCTCCTTCGGCAAGCAGCATGCCCTCTCGGCCGAGGTTGACAAATACCATCTTTCCAAGACAAGATCAGCAAGGGTATCGGAGCATCTGAATCAGCATACTCCGTACATAGCTGTATACGGATATACGCAGCTGATTTCTAATGCAACCTGCAGATGCCCGTAATATGTCTCGTCTCCCTTGCTACTGCGCGCGCGCGTCTCCGTCCCTGACAGCAAACTCCACAGCCCTGTCAGATCAGATGTCAGTTTACTCCTCTCTCGCTGACCGATGGCAGCTCGATCAGAGATTGTGGAGTTGCGGTTCCAGCTCTGGACGCTTCGAGGCTGGTCTCCGAGACACGCATCGTCGTTGCCAGATCAAGATCTGCGGGCATCACAAACAATTCACATTTCTCGCTTTCTTGATCGTTTTACCGCCTCGAGTGAAGGTGAGAAAACCCGGCTTTCCTTGCCGCGCCATCCTTCAGTTTAAGAGTCTAGTCCCTTCGGTAAGAGATATTCAATGTGGACTGGGCCAAGggcaaaaaaaaagcaaaacATACTCGCGGGACGGTAGGTAGTGTTGGTGGAGTTTTGGAAAGTGATCATCGCATGTTCATCTCGCGAATGACCGGCACAGCACCGATTCCGCAACTGGGACTGACTTCTCCTCTTTGAGAGGACAAATGACCAaggggagaagaaaaaaaaacttgTCAAACAAGATCCATTGACTTCTGCATCGGCAAGACGGACAATATGTGGGGGATCCCGGCGGATGCCGTGAGAGAGATGGGGGAACTCGTTCGAGGGTCCTTTGCAATTTTCAAACTCCCATCATGACTTTTCGGTCTAGTGCCCATCGTGTTGGGCAATAATTCCCTCGGATATGTCAAATACTATGTGGTTATGCGACTCCGGTGCAGCAAGTTTAAGAGTTGTAGATGTGGGTCATGGCTGATGTCGTACGTTTTCAATGGATTGAATCGGCGTCTTCCTAGCTCTTGTACAAGAAGAAACTGAACGGTGGAAAAAGAAACGAAACTTGGGAAGCCCAACATTCATTGTAACCCACTGGAGCCGAACTGCCTCGGCCTCTGCTCCATGGGTGGACAGGTGGAGTTGTAGAGAAAGCCTCGGGGGCCTCAAGATATCACGGCAATCCAATGGTGTCTCTGATGGCCGGATGCGATAGGGTAATGCAGTTTTCGCAGGATGAGATTGTCTTTGATCTGAGATGAAGAGATCGACATTACATTGGCGATGGGTCCAGATCCCTCAGGTCAGGTCGGTCATTAGCAACAGGTCTTCTGACAGTAGAGCGGACCTGTAGTGTGCCATTCGGCTACGTCATGGTGCAAGAGACTACCAACGCATTCCTCTCTCTGGGCTAGAGTAGCGAGTAGCCATCACCAGTAGGCTCTCCCAGTCGCGCCCACACATGCCGTCAAACGATGGGATGCAAAATGCAATGGTGGTGTGTTGAGGACCAGTTTTAACAGCGCAAAGCGCCGGTATTAAAAAGCAAAAACCTCAAGAGGgggggcgacgacgacgaagacgaggaaagggaaaaagaaacgaGAGGCTGACGGGAAAGCAACAGAAGAAAGGAAATAATAGGGAAATGGGACTCGTCCACGACCCGGCCGAGAGTCTCCCCAATCATTGGATGTCCATTCGGCACTACCCTTCCCTCCCCCCTAGTCCAAGCCTGGCCCGCCTGACCTCGCCTGACTGCCGGGGACGGCTTTGTatgaaggaagaggagggaggagtcCGATGCCGTGGGACGATGTTGGCGATGGACTCGAAaagagctgaagaagagacAAATGTCCAAACAGAGATACCCGATCATGAGTGTGTACCCCTTGGCTGCAATGGCAGATTCCCGaggcaacagcaacaaggGATGACGTTGGGAAAAGGGAGACAGAGTGAATGGCCTCTCCTTGCCTTATTTGCTCCTATCCCCGAGAACTCACATATCCATCGGACAAGCTCCCATCGACTTCTATTTGACGATGGACGATCCCTTGCCCTGTTCCCTGACCCCCTTTTCCCCACCACCATTGGGGCACCGCCTTTTTCGCGAGAGTCTGAGAAGAGCTTGCAGCGACAAGAGACTGACTGAtaggaagaagaaaacacAAGAGTGCCAAAAGGCAGGACCCTTGTCAAgcctccttgtcctctcTGGTAAAATGGTccctctcctcatcctcgtccccCCCCACCCATGTCTTTGCCGCCGCCCTtggaggggggagggggggtcCCTTGTAAGCCAGACCCTGGTCAACGACGCCGGCCGCAACGCAAACCAAACCAAGAACCCTGGCTAAGCGGTTGCGGACCCGCCCTTGGGATCGTGAGCTGATTGAACGACGGGGTGGATGATTGCTTCTTTGCTAGCTTCTGCGTGATGCCGATTGTCAGTTTGTTGGTGGACACCACACCGCAGCATCCAGTCCGTCCCGGATGATATACGGATACTCGAGTGAtgacgagaaggaggaagaaagagatgGTATCGGACCGCGGAGGATGCCCTGTCCTGTCCAGCCTGTGTGTAAGTTGGCCCGTTCCTGGATGGCGGTAAGATATTACGAACGGATACTCGGGTCAGTAGAGAAACAGACAGACAGccagccttataataataaccttgtTGTTCCTCTTGTAACACTCTTGCCCGCCTGTCTCTTCTGGTCTGGCTCTTCCACTCTTTCGGAGCAGATATCCCAGCGTGACCACGGCCAAGTGGAGGTGCtgataattattaaggaaacaCATCCCGGCatcttttttccccttctcctccctcttTGAACCTGACCTCGCCTGTCAAAGAAGCCTCCTGCATTTTTTGTAGCAAGGCAGGATCCCTGAGCCTTGTCTGTCAGCGGGACGACTCCGTTTTCGATCCCTCCCTTCTTCACTCTCCGAGGTCCGTCTTGTTAGTGGTTGGGCTCCATACACAACTATCTGGCTCACCTTTGCGCCGACCGCTCTCTTCGTTTATTACCAGATTATCTGCTATTCTATTACCGCCTTTACATCCATACAGTACACGCATACATCTACTGTTGGCATCTCATCTGCCACGTTCCAAACTGGACCCAATTCTCCTCACCACTGGCATCGAATCGCGAACGCAAACTTGATTCTGGGCCCTGCAACTGCGACTCCAACTGCACACCCCATTCACCCACCCGCTGAGACCTGATTCAAAAAGACTCGAGGTGTCAGACACTGTCAATTCCACCCGCTCTTCCGAGATAAATGCGCTATTCGCCAACGGGCGCcccaagaaagaaaagatcCGTccgcccttgaccttgtccttgtccccaACCTGCGTCCGCGTCCGTCCATCGAGTCGCGCTGCCGAGCCGCCCTCCGCTGTCATccgtacctacctaccttggATATCACCCCACGCACgccctcaacaccaccacttttttcttttaaccAATCTCTTGATTTTCCTCTCAATCATGCActgaaggaggccaagaaaaCACAGACTCTTGAACCCGACTCgcaccttcttcctcccccaATCTCCCCTGGCAGAGTCGCCCTTACCAGCCATGGCAGCTGCGGTGCTTCGCCAGGGCCctatcatcgccatcgacatGCCCGCCAACTctaacaccaccaccaacaccaccacgacGCCTCTAACCACCACCAGCGTCAGCGCCGGCGTCAAAATCGGCTCCGACCCCGAACACGACGCC
The window above is part of the Fusarium falciforme chromosome 3, complete sequence genome. Proteins encoded here:
- a CDS encoding EAF domain-containing protein; translated protein: MAASGLIDPTKTGNYPVILGDALLGKASDGIFTGIRCMSIWIFPRDLPVLNYTDNHKPTLSSPSAPNLARLKPSVHGKTASYDLSYTDNDETYAFTGTRNLDSNQYVLYFDASREAFILDRVDSTFNMNVTRLPDNSDPDSLRRQFPHIDSNTGAAPKAAPTKNEKTTEKPAAKARKPAAPKKEAKRKVEKKQAPKNIELSLPMPMPAQPEKKKEEPKRRAPPPEEEDEEDDDDDGGLLVEYPGADTSNNRRTDFSPAFPSVRRFDEFMDQRESEGDDADGEEDDDPDFDFKLPSPVNNQMQRHNEPEPMDVDYGNQEAEDSEDDLAKDLENAFENFENSQQESPDGDESEISEED